One segment of Mus caroli chromosome 6, CAROLI_EIJ_v1.1, whole genome shotgun sequence DNA contains the following:
- the LOC110296778 gene encoding JNK1/MAPK8-associated membrane protein-like encodes MACFGLYCGKTLLFKNSSTEIYGECGACPRGQRTNDQKYCQPCTDPPELYDWLYLGFMAMLPLVSHWLCIQWNAKNSNSRGVFFQQVSALLECSMAAVVTLLVSDPIGTLVIHSCRVLMLSDWYTMLYNPSPDYITTVHCTQEAVYPLYTIVFVYYAFCLVLMMLLRPLLVKKIQWHLYVSNQLESMYAALYFFPGLTVLQAVAGGLLYYAFPYIVLVASLANLAVYLVFAKVESYSDLIKKDRLLVLFSQWFLHAYGLLALSRGQQLEQDLLLLTLVPVPTLFYFFTIKFTKPSRIIIEGTKEH; translated from the coding sequence ATGGCATGCTTTGGACTCTATTGTGGGAAGACCCTATTGTTTAAAAATAGCTCAACTGAAATCTATGGAGAGTGTGGGGCCTGCCcaagaggacagaggacaaatgACCAGAAGTACTGTCAGCCTTGCACGGACCCCCCGGAACTTTATGACTGGCTTTACCTTGGCTTCATGGCGATGCTTCCTCTCGTTTCCCATTGGCTCTGCATTCAATGGAACGCAAAGAATAGTAATTCCAGAGGTGTGTTTTTCCAGCAAGTCTCTGCGCTATTAGAGTGCAGCATGGCAGCTGTGGTCACATTACTTGTGAGCGATCCCATCGGCACCCTTGTTATCCACTCCTGTCGGGTGCTGATGCTTTCAGATTGGTACACGATGCTCTACAATCCAAGTCCAGATTACATCACCACCGTGCACTGCACTCAGGAAGCCGTGTACCCACTGTACACCATCGTGTTTGTTTATTACGCTTTCTGCTTAGTATTGATGATGCTGCTTCGACCACTACTGGTGAAGAAGATCCAGTGGCACCTATACGTGTCAAACCAGCTGGAAAGCATGTACGCCGCCCTCTACTTCTTCCCGGGTTTGACAGTGCTGCAAGCAGTTGCAGGAGGCCTTTTATATTATGCCTTCCCATACATTGTGTTGGTGGCATCTTTGGCTAATCTGGCTGTATACCTGGTTTTTGCCAAAGTAGAGAGCTACAGTGATCTGATAAAAAAGGACAGACTTCTGGTCCTCTTCAGCCAGTGGTTTCTTCATGCCTATGGCTTACTGGCACTCTCCAGGGGGCAGCAACTTGAGCAAGATCTGCTCCTTTTAACTTTGGTGCCTGTCCCCactcttttttactttttcactaTTAAATTTACCAAACCATCACGGATAATCATCGAAGGAACCAAAGAACACtga